Sequence from the candidate division TA06 bacterium B3_TA06 genome:
AGCCAGCACGCAGGGACTGGTGGAGGAAATGATACCTCCGATGAACACACCAAGGAATGCCAGTGCGGGCGCGTTATTTATCCACTGCTCGACGTTGCCAAGCAATCCTTCCATCAATCAACACCCATGGAGTTAAACTGAGTGATAATCTCTTCTTTGCCCATGAATCCCACGTGGCGCGCAACCTCGCTGCCCTGCGCGTCGTAGAATATCTGGGTGGGGATGACCCGGATGCCTATCGACCGGGTAAGCTCCATGTGCTCGTCTATGTCTATGATAAGCACCTCTGCCCTGCCCGCATACTCCTTCTTGAGTGCCGTAAGTATGGGCAGCATCTTCTTGCATGGTATGCAGGTTCCTCTGCCGAAGTCTGCAAGCACCGGACGTCCGGTTACCAGTGCGCGATTCAGGGGATCGTCCGCGGTGTGACGGGCAAGCCACTGCTTGTTCCATGAGATCTGAGCCGACGCCATCAAGGAGGAGATAAGATCATCCATCGCCTTGGTCTTCTTTTGATTTCCCAGGAAGGTCTCGATGTTGCCTCTGACCTGCTCAAGGCTCGCCCCCTGCATCTCGGCCTTGTGCTCGTTGTAGTAAGCCTCAATCTCTGCGTCCGAAACGGTAACCGATGAGGTCACCTGACGCTGGAGCGCGGTGATGAGGTCGTCTGCGGCCTTTTCATCGCGGCTGCCCATGCCCCTCCGTTCGGCTTCCGCAACCAGAAGCTCCTCGGTAACCAATTGATCCAGAAACCCCTTGGGGTGCTTGCGAACGGTCTCCTGTGCTTCGGTCATCAATTTACCCAGCCGGGCGTTGAAATCCGCCTCGGTTATCTTGTGACCGCTGACCATCACCAGATAGTCCGGCTCCGGCTCCAGAGCTACCGCAACCACCTCGCCGGTCATGGAGTCGGTTTGAACCAGGGTATCGGATGGCTCCTGAGCGGTTGCCTCCTGAGCAAGGGTGTCGACACCAGACTGCGCTGCTCGTTGCTTATTCCTGTTCTTGATGAGAACCACTGCCACCACCGCCGCGGCCAACGCGGCGAGGACCACTATGAGGATTATGGTATTCTTCTTCATCTCGTCTCCTCCTTACCCCTCATGGGGCGAATAAGGGTTATAGCGATTAAAACAAATCCTTGCACTAGGCGCTTCTTGTAAACCAGCTTTTTGTGGCAAGTGAAATCTTTACCAAGAGAAGCATCACCGGAACCTCGATAAGCACGCCCACAACCGTAGCAAGTGCTGCTCCTGAAGAAAGTCCAAATAACATCGTTGCAGTGGCGATGGCTACCTCGAAGTGGTTTGAGGCACCGATCATGGCCGAGGGAGCTGCGTCCTCGTATTTCAATTTGAGAAGCTTCGCCAGGCCGTAGCCCAGCCAGAAGATGAGGTTGGTCTGGATAAAAAGGGGTATGGCGATCCAGAGAATGGTGAGGGGGTTGGTGAGGATGACATCACCCTTGAAGC
This genomic interval carries:
- a CDS encoding thiol reductase thioredoxin; the encoded protein is MDDLISSLMASAQISWNKQWLARHTADDPLNRALVTGRPVLADFGRGTCIPCKKMLPILTALKKEYAGRAEVLIIDIDEHMELTRSIGIRVIPTQIFYDAQGSEVARHVGFMGKEEIITQFNSMGVD